The DNA window CGGACTCTTTCTGAACCGCAAGAACGTGATCATTCTGCTGATGAGCATTGAGCTGATGCTGCTTGCGGTGAACATTAACCTCGTGGCCTTCTCAAGCTTTCTCGGGGACCTCGTCGGTCAGGTCTTCACGCTCTTTGTGCTGACGGTGGCGGCGGCTGAGGCTGCCATCGGTCTGGCAATTCTGGTCTGTTTCTTCCGGAACCGCGGCACCATCGCCGTGGAAGACGTCAATGTGATGAAGGGCTGAGATCATGGAAACCATCATCCTCTTTGCCCCGCTCATCGGTGCTCTGATCTGTGGGTTTGGCTGGAAGCTCATCGGCGAGACGGCGGCGATGTGGACCTCCACGTCTTTTCTCTTTCTCTCGGCGCTGCTGAGCTGGATCGTCTTTCTGACCTTTGATCCTGCCGCACATGCGGGCGGGTATTACACCACCCCGGTTCTGCGGTTTATCGAAAGCGGCAGTCTCAGCACCGACTGGGCCATTCGCATGGACCGGCTGACGGCGATCATGCTCATCGTGATCACCACGGTCTCCAGCCTCGTGCACCTTTATTCCTTTGGCTACATGGACCACGATCCGCAGTGGAATGAGGGCGAGACATATAAACCCCGTTTCTTTGCCTATCTGTCATTTTTTACCTTTGCGATGCTCTCCCTGGTTACCGCCGACAACCTGGTGCAGATGTTCTTTGGCTGGGAAGGCGTGGGCGTCGCGTCTTACCTTCTGATCGGGTTTTACTATCGCAAACCTTCTGCCAATGCCGCCGCGATCAAGGCTTTTGTGGTCAACCGTGTTGGCGATTTCGGCTTTGCACTGGGGATTTTTGCGCTGTTCTTCCTGACGGACAGCATCAATTTCTCGGACATTTTTGCCGCCGCACCTGATCTGGCGGAGACACAGCTGACCTTCCTGTGGTCGGAGTGGAATGCGGCCAATCTGATTGCGATCCTGCTCTTTATCGGCGCTATGGGTAAATCCGCGCAGCTGTTGCTGCACACCTGGCTGCCTGACGCGATGGAAGGCCCGACACCTGTGTCA is part of the Roseobacter ponti genome and encodes:
- the nuoK gene encoding NADH-quinone oxidoreductase subunit NuoK, with the protein product MIGLEHYLTVAATLFVIGIFGLFLNRKNVIILLMSIELMLLAVNINLVAFSSFLGDLVGQVFTLFVLTVAAAEAAIGLAILVCFFRNRGTIAVEDVNVMKG